In a single window of the Flavobacterium sp. W4I14 genome:
- a CDS encoding hypothetical protein (product_source=Hypo-rule applied; superfamily=63829), protein MKLSQYFLALLCPIILLSSCKKNTDEVAADTKSTFSIEFENQVNGSPLVLNTTTYKNAKGEDFKINVFKYYVSNIKLSKADGTTYLIPESYFLIDASKAESTNITLKDVPTGDYTKIEYTIGVDYARNFAGAQTGALDPINGMFWTWNSGYIFVKLEGTSPQSTATGNTLTFHIGGVTDPNNTIRTFATEINAANPLRVRTDGKPNMHFIVNAAALFTGKTDVSFATLNMTMGGANSVIVANNYANGLFRLDHIHN, encoded by the coding sequence ATGAAATTATCACAATACTTTCTGGCATTGTTATGCCCTATTATATTATTATCTTCTTGTAAAAAAAATACCGACGAAGTTGCCGCAGATACCAAATCTACTTTTTCTATTGAATTCGAAAATCAGGTAAACGGAAGTCCCTTGGTTTTAAACACTACAACTTACAAAAATGCCAAAGGCGAAGATTTTAAGATCAATGTATTTAAATACTATGTAAGCAATATTAAATTAAGCAAAGCTGATGGTACCACTTATCTCATTCCTGAAAGTTATTTCTTAATCGATGCTTCGAAAGCAGAATCGACAAACATTACATTAAAAGATGTGCCGACAGGCGATTATACCAAAATAGAATACACCATTGGTGTAGATTATGCCCGTAATTTTGCAGGTGCACAAACAGGTGCCCTTGATCCGATCAACGGTATGTTTTGGACCTGGAACAGCGGTTACATATTTGTTAAATTAGAAGGGACTTCACCGCAATCAACAGCAACCGGAAATACACTTACCTTCCACATTGGTGGCGTTACCGATCCAAACAATACCATTAGAACTTTTGCTACGGAGATTAATGCGGCAAACCCGCTTCGTGTGAGAACAGATGGCAAACCGAATATGCACTTCATTGTAAATGCAGCTGCATTATTTACAGGTAAAACCGATGTGAGTTTCGCTACTTTGAATATGACCATGGGTGGCGCAAATTCCGTAATTGTAGCCAACAATTATGCAAATGGCTTATTTCGTTTAGATCACATTCACAACTAA
- a CDS encoding hypothetical protein (product_source=Hypo-rule applied; superfamily=81901), whose translation MQLVIYSGYKMNKEYITSVFCINKEHPELHCDGQCFLAKKLKELEGKNKQAQENLKRVAEAEPRFQTVALNHTLPYFIINSENLYIEKPVKDLSISIFHPPKAV comes from the coding sequence ATGCAATTGGTAATCTATTCTGGTTATAAAATGAACAAAGAATACATTACAAGTGTATTTTGTATCAATAAAGAACATCCAGAATTACACTGTGATGGACAATGTTTCTTAGCTAAAAAACTAAAAGAGCTTGAGGGTAAAAACAAACAGGCTCAGGAAAACCTGAAAAGAGTTGCAGAGGCTGAACCAAGATTTCAAACTGTTGCATTAAATCACACTCTTCCTTATTTCATCATCAATTCAGAAAATCTTTATATCGAAAAACCGGTTAAGGATCTTTCCATTTCTATTTTTCATCCTCCGAAAGCAGTTTAA
- a CDS encoding hypothetical protein (product_source=Hypo-rule applied; superfamily=53850), whose translation MTEIILKDNVEQSKIDALLAFLKSSDIDVELRTVSPKRSTKTKKFSLSKGIWSDYNISSTELRDKAWKT comes from the coding sequence ATGACTGAGATAATTTTAAAAGATAATGTAGAACAAAGCAAAATTGATGCGTTATTAGCTTTTCTAAAATCATCGGACATTGATGTTGAATTGAGAACCGTATCGCCAAAGAGATCAACTAAAACAAAGAAATTTTCTTTATCTAAAGGCATTTGGAGTGACTACAACATTAGCTCAACGGAACTTAGAGATAAAGCTTGGAAAACGTAA
- a CDS encoding hypothetical protein (product_source=Hypo-rule applied; cath_funfam=2.130.10.10; superfamily=50939) — MKLIKTIALMMTLSSCAKKEVPDVPPTFNDPNWTRIEIAGGREAHAVYGSIDDTLMVSTLTEIYQSTDKGKTWRKTKVNNQPIYGFLAVKDTIFALQSNGLLKDNLRMATFSQYFSLDKGFTWDWCSKFGISEQRFQEFATVSVNNLLKIKLKENIEPFDKNSSPWSGYVLKSDIQVFKNGTSKILQVPFDNQINNVYVDKSGKLYVSVGRGIHDKKTGKYLSSEKSQSAFIYISKKNVKDLID; from the coding sequence ATGAAATTAATTAAAACTATCGCATTGATGATGACATTGTCATCATGCGCAAAAAAAGAGGTGCCAGATGTACCTCCAACATTTAACGATCCAAACTGGACAAGGATCGAAATTGCAGGCGGGAGAGAAGCACATGCCGTTTATGGCAGCATTGATGATACTTTAATGGTATCTACGCTCACCGAAATTTATCAAAGTACCGATAAAGGCAAAACCTGGCGAAAAACCAAAGTAAATAATCAACCTATTTATGGTTTTCTGGCTGTTAAGGATACCATTTTTGCACTACAATCTAATGGTTTGCTGAAAGATAATCTAAGAATGGCAACCTTTAGTCAGTATTTCAGCCTGGATAAGGGTTTTACTTGGGATTGGTGCAGCAAATTTGGGATATCAGAGCAAAGATTTCAGGAATTTGCAACTGTTTCAGTAAATAACCTACTTAAAATCAAGCTGAAAGAAAACATAGAACCTTTTGATAAGAACTCATCTCCATGGTCTGGCTATGTACTAAAAAGTGATATTCAGGTTTTTAAAAATGGAACTTCAAAAATACTCCAGGTTCCGTTTGATAACCAGATCAATAATGTATATGTAGATAAATCTGGAAAGCTCTATGTTTCTGTCGGAAGAGGTATTCACGATAAAAAAACGGGTAAGTATTTATCTTCCGAAAAAAGTCAATCGGCTTTTATTTATATTTCTAAGAAAAATGTAAAGGATTTGATCGATTAA
- a CDS encoding phosphoglucomutase (product_source=KO:K01835; cath_funfam=3.30.310.50,3.40.120.10; cog=COG1109; ko=KO:K01835; pfam=PF00408,PF02878,PF02879,PF02880; superfamily=53738,55957): protein MQAIDQSTQATINQWLSGNYDENTKAEIQALVNKDATTELTDAFYRSLEFGTGGLRGIMGAGSNRINKYTIGTATQGLANYLNNKYPHEKIKVAIAHDSRNNSDYFAKITADVFSANGIHVYFFSALRPTPELSFAVRHFGCKSGVMLTASHNPKEYNGYKAYGADGGQFTSPDDKLVIDEVNKIKSIDEVKFDRVEANIELIGEDVDKLYLDGITALSISPEAIKRQHDLKIVYSPIHGTGITLVPKALAQFGFTNVTLVEEQSTPDGNFPTVVYPNPEEKDALTLAMNKAKEIDADLVLATDPDADRVGIAVKDNNGEWVLLNGNQTGSLLINYLLSAWQASGKLDGNQFIVKTIVTSNLIEEIAKKKNVTYYNTLTGFKYIGQLMTELEGKKYFIGGGEESYGYLIGDLVRDKDAVVSAAFISEMTAYYKDKGASLYNALLDMYVEYGLYKEDLVSLTKKGKSGAEEIKAMMVKFRENPPATLGGSKVSILKDYELSQETDLATGKVTKLDYPTSDVLQFITEDGSIVSARPSGTEPKIKFYCSVNAPLADRKDFDSVNAQLGEKIKAVMADLQA from the coding sequence ATGCAGGCAATTGACCAATCAACGCAAGCCACAATTAATCAGTGGTTAAGTGGAAATTACGATGAAAATACCAAGGCAGAAATTCAGGCCCTTGTGAATAAAGATGCAACTACCGAATTAACGGATGCATTTTATAGAAGTTTAGAGTTTGGAACTGGTGGCCTACGTGGCATTATGGGCGCGGGTTCTAACCGGATCAACAAATACACTATTGGAACGGCTACACAAGGATTGGCCAATTACTTAAACAACAAGTACCCTCACGAAAAAATTAAAGTTGCTATTGCGCACGATAGTCGCAATAACTCTGATTATTTCGCTAAAATTACAGCAGATGTTTTCTCAGCAAACGGCATCCACGTTTATTTCTTCTCCGCATTAAGACCAACACCTGAACTTTCTTTCGCCGTGCGCCACTTTGGTTGCAAAAGCGGCGTAATGCTAACCGCATCGCATAATCCTAAAGAATATAACGGTTATAAAGCCTATGGTGCCGATGGTGGTCAATTTACTTCTCCTGATGATAAATTGGTGATCGATGAAGTAAATAAGATTAAAAGCATTGATGAAGTTAAATTCGACCGCGTTGAGGCAAATATCGAACTGATTGGAGAAGATGTAGACAAACTGTATTTAGATGGAATTACTGCACTTTCAATTTCTCCGGAAGCCATTAAAAGACAGCACGATTTAAAAATTGTATATTCTCCTATCCACGGAACTGGGATTACTTTAGTGCCTAAGGCCTTAGCGCAATTTGGTTTTACAAACGTAACTTTAGTTGAAGAGCAAAGTACACCTGATGGAAATTTCCCTACCGTAGTATATCCTAACCCGGAAGAAAAAGACGCATTGACCTTAGCAATGAACAAAGCAAAGGAAATCGATGCTGATTTAGTTTTGGCTACCGATCCTGATGCTGACCGTGTAGGTATTGCAGTAAAAGATAATAATGGCGAATGGGTACTGCTTAACGGTAACCAAACTGGCAGTTTATTAATCAATTACCTGTTATCAGCCTGGCAAGCCAGCGGCAAATTAGATGGCAATCAGTTTATTGTGAAAACCATTGTAACCTCTAACCTGATCGAAGAAATTGCCAAAAAGAAAAATGTAACCTACTACAATACCTTAACTGGGTTTAAATACATCGGTCAATTGATGACAGAACTAGAAGGTAAAAAATACTTTATTGGTGGTGGTGAAGAAAGTTATGGTTATTTAATCGGCGATTTGGTACGTGATAAAGATGCGGTAGTTTCTGCGGCTTTTATCTCTGAGATGACTGCTTATTATAAAGATAAGGGCGCAAGTTTATACAATGCATTGTTAGATATGTATGTAGAATATGGCCTTTATAAAGAAGACTTGGTTTCACTAACCAAAAAGGGCAAATCCGGTGCTGAAGAAATTAAAGCCATGATGGTTAAATTTAGGGAAAACCCTCCTGCAACATTGGGCGGTTCGAAAGTTTCAATACTGAAAGATTATGAGTTAAGTCAGGAGACTGATTTGGCAACCGGAAAAGTAACCAAACTGGATTATCCGACTTCTGATGTTTTACAGTTTATTACTGAAGATGGCAGTATCGTTTCTGCCCGTCCAAGTGGAACAGAGCCAAAAATTAAATTCTACTGCAGCGTAAATGCGCCATTAGCCGATAGAAAAGATTTTGATTCAGTTAATGCACAACTTGGCGAAAAAATCAAAGCAGTAATGGCTGATTTGCAGGCATAG
- a CDS encoding aspartate kinase (product_source=KO:K00928; cath_funfam=3.30.70.260,3.40.1160.10; cog=COG0527; ko=KO:K00928; pfam=PF00696; superfamily=53633,55021; tigrfam=TIGR00657), whose product MKILKFGGTSVGSPERMTKLLDIVNPNEEQIVVLSAVSGTTNSLVEIANYFLAGDKKKGSECVENLYQKYKAFVVELLPAAEFQEQGNEVIDYHFGFLAGLANDIFTSIEEKVVLAQGELLSTTLYHIYLKSIGVPSVLLPALDFMKTDEDNEPDIPFTTKHLTPLLEQHKDNKLFITQGYICRNSFGEVDNLRRGGSDYTASLLGAAIMAEEVQIWTDIDGMHNNDPRIVKGTKPIAQLSFDEAAELAYFGAKILHPQSVFPAQKYKIPVRLLNTMEPSAAGTLITHDSEKGKIKSIAAKDGITAIRIQSSRMLLAYGFLRRVFEVFERYKTPIDMITTSEVAVSLTIDETAHLPQIIEELESFGTVEVDTDHSIVCVVGDFGSEKHGFASRVLEGLKHIPIRMISYGGSNYNVSLLILSEYKTEALRSLHNRLFE is encoded by the coding sequence ATGAAAATATTAAAATTTGGGGGTACTTCCGTAGGTAGTCCTGAGCGCATGACAAAGTTGTTGGATATCGTTAATCCAAATGAAGAGCAGATTGTAGTTTTATCAGCTGTGTCTGGTACTACAAATAGTTTGGTAGAAATTGCAAATTATTTTTTAGCTGGAGATAAAAAGAAGGGAAGCGAGTGCGTGGAAAATCTATACCAGAAATATAAAGCTTTTGTTGTTGAATTGTTGCCTGCTGCCGAATTTCAGGAGCAGGGAAATGAAGTGATTGATTATCACTTTGGCTTCTTAGCTGGCTTAGCGAACGATATTTTTACTTCAATTGAAGAGAAAGTGGTGTTGGCCCAGGGAGAATTGTTATCTACAACTTTATACCATATCTATTTAAAATCTATTGGCGTACCATCGGTATTGTTACCAGCTTTAGATTTCATGAAAACGGATGAAGATAACGAGCCCGATATTCCTTTTACCACAAAACATTTAACACCTTTACTGGAGCAGCATAAAGACAATAAATTATTTATCACGCAAGGATACATCTGCCGTAACAGTTTTGGCGAGGTAGATAATCTACGTCGAGGTGGTAGTGATTATACTGCATCATTATTAGGGGCAGCAATTATGGCGGAAGAAGTTCAAATCTGGACGGATATTGACGGCATGCACAACAACGATCCACGTATTGTTAAAGGCACCAAGCCAATTGCACAGTTATCTTTTGATGAAGCAGCGGAGTTGGCTTATTTTGGCGCAAAGATTTTGCACCCTCAATCGGTTTTCCCGGCACAGAAATATAAAATTCCGGTTCGTTTGTTAAACACGATGGAACCTTCAGCTGCAGGTACTTTGATTACCCATGATAGCGAAAAAGGAAAAATTAAATCAATAGCAGCGAAAGATGGTATCACGGCAATCCGTATCCAATCGAGCCGTATGTTGTTGGCTTATGGTTTCTTACGCAGGGTTTTTGAAGTTTTTGAGCGGTATAAAACACCTATCGATATGATTACTACTTCTGAGGTTGCCGTATCGTTAACGATTGATGAAACAGCTCATTTGCCGCAGATTATTGAAGAACTGGAAAGTTTCGGAACGGTAGAAGTAGATACCGACCATAGCATTGTATGTGTAGTGGGCGATTTCGGTTCGGAGAAGCACGGTTTCGCCAGCAGGGTTTTAGAAGGTTTAAAACACATTCCGATCCGTATGATTTCTTACGGTGGAAGCAACTACAACGTTTCGCTTTTAATATTAAGTGAGTATAAAACCGAAGCTTTAAGAAGCCTGCACAATAGACTATTCGAATAA
- a CDS encoding diaminopimelate decarboxylase (product_source=KO:K01586; cath_funfam=2.40.37.10,3.20.20.10; cog=COG0019; ko=KO:K01586; pfam=PF00278,PF02784; superfamily=51419; tigrfam=TIGR01048) codes for MFADKDISKFNNIETPFYYYDTDLLQKTLRTCADAAAPYQFHIHYALKANFNSVLLNQIKEIGFGADCVSAGEVRRAVEVGFDHKKIVFAGVGKSDKEINEALDLDIFCFNVESIQELEVVNELAGKKGKTAQVAIRINPNVDAHTHHNITTGLDENKFGINSWDLPECAETLKASPNLKFIGIHFHIGSQITNLDVYKNLCVRVNEFAAWFEDKGFNLKVLNVGGGLGIDYYNPDHQIPDFESYFKIFNEFLTVKPGQEVHFELGRALVGQSASLISRVLYIKNGKKKNFVVLDAGMTELMRPALYQAYHKIENLSQISNLDSQVSVKYDIVGPICESTDCFGKEVEQPESFRGDIFAIRSAGAYGEVMASKYNLRDAIRSVYSSEI; via the coding sequence ATGTTCGCCGATAAAGATATATCAAAGTTTAACAATATAGAAACGCCTTTTTACTACTATGATACCGATCTGTTGCAAAAAACCTTGCGCACCTGCGCAGATGCAGCGGCTCCGTATCAATTTCACATTCACTATGCACTAAAGGCAAATTTTAATTCTGTGCTGTTAAACCAGATTAAAGAAATTGGTTTCGGTGCAGATTGCGTGAGTGCAGGAGAGGTGAGAAGAGCAGTTGAGGTAGGTTTTGATCACAAGAAAATCGTTTTTGCCGGAGTAGGTAAATCGGATAAAGAAATCAACGAAGCCCTTGATCTTGATATTTTCTGCTTTAACGTAGAATCTATCCAGGAATTAGAAGTGGTAAATGAACTTGCCGGTAAAAAAGGTAAAACAGCTCAGGTGGCTATTCGCATCAATCCTAATGTGGATGCACATACACACCACAACATTACCACTGGTTTAGACGAAAATAAATTTGGGATCAACTCTTGGGATTTGCCAGAGTGCGCAGAAACTTTAAAAGCATCTCCAAACCTGAAATTTATCGGTATTCATTTTCACATTGGTTCGCAGATTACCAATTTGGATGTATACAAAAACCTTTGTGTGCGTGTAAACGAATTTGCAGCTTGGTTTGAAGATAAAGGTTTTAACCTAAAAGTATTAAATGTTGGTGGCGGCTTAGGCATCGATTATTACAATCCCGATCACCAGATTCCTGACTTTGAATCTTATTTTAAGATTTTTAATGAATTTTTGACTGTTAAACCTGGTCAGGAAGTCCATTTTGAATTGGGCAGAGCATTAGTTGGTCAATCGGCTTCATTGATTAGCCGTGTACTTTACATTAAAAACGGAAAGAAGAAAAACTTCGTGGTTTTAGATGCGGGTATGACTGAATTGATGCGTCCGGCATTGTACCAGGCTTATCATAAGATTGAGAATTTGTCTCAAATCTCAAATCTCGATTCTCAAGTCTCAGTTAAATACGATATTGTAGGCCCCATCTGTGAAAGTACCGATTGCTTTGGTAAAGAAGTAGAGCAACCTGAATCGTTTAGGGGCGATATTTTTGCCATCCGTAGTGCTGGTGCCTATGGAGAGGTGATGGCTTCGAAGTATAACTTAAGAGATGCAATAAGATCGGTTTATAGTTCAGAGATATAA
- a CDS encoding putative membrane protein (product_source=COG2034; cog=COG2034; superfamily=103481; transmembrane_helix_parts=Inside_1_4,TMhelix_5_22,Outside_23_47,TMhelix_48_67,Inside_68_70), with protein MNRTLGIILIVVGIAMLIWTGFSYTKKEKIVDAGPIQISADKEKSVNWPPYAGGIILVAGVIVFVASKKK; from the coding sequence ATGAACAGAACATTAGGAATTATATTAATCGTTGTGGGCATTGCTATGCTCATCTGGACTGGCTTCTCTTACACTAAAAAAGAAAAAATTGTTGATGCAGGTCCCATTCAAATATCTGCCGATAAAGAAAAATCCGTCAATTGGCCTCCTTATGCAGGTGGTATTATCCTGGTGGCTGGTGTAATCGTATTTGTAGCGTCGAAGAAGAAATAA
- a CDS encoding hypothetical protein (product_source=Hypo-rule applied; superfamily=56935; transmembrane_helix_parts=Inside_1_6,TMhelix_7_29,Outside_30_271) — translation MKTKINTLFSFFLVVILTSSCRTYLTPALPGNNMGYLPRPMEADSVKSLTHASASFAGASSPGNGSVSFELGMLNINRAHTFKGFNIAYGVFGYLGSAENTYQDNANNAKADYPPSFNKNMYGFGLRTSIGFHSTSVNGNTDFRFINWENALSTESGAYADFRQEVYNGKVYNYAGVSNRKRFWTTGLSTEVIFRGMRNHDIKHAFRLFIGGTPGLANSFKYGDFADIDKRIKSSGAWNLSYFLNVKKITLSFEIAENINLASKISLGYKF, via the coding sequence ATGAAAACTAAAATTAATACTCTCTTTTCTTTTTTTCTTGTGGTTATTTTAACCAGCTCCTGCAGAACGTATCTTACACCTGCCTTGCCGGGAAATAACATGGGCTATTTGCCTCGTCCGATGGAAGCCGACAGTGTTAAATCTTTAACACATGCATCAGCAAGTTTTGCCGGGGCGTCTTCTCCAGGAAATGGTAGCGTTTCATTTGAATTGGGTATGTTGAATATCAACCGTGCCCATACGTTTAAAGGATTTAACATTGCATACGGTGTTTTTGGATATTTAGGGAGCGCAGAAAACACCTACCAAGATAATGCTAACAATGCCAAAGCCGATTACCCGCCTTCTTTCAACAAAAACATGTATGGCTTTGGCTTGAGAACTTCTATAGGCTTCCATAGCACGTCTGTTAATGGAAATACAGATTTTAGATTTATAAATTGGGAAAACGCTTTAAGTACCGAAAGTGGAGCGTACGCTGATTTTAGACAAGAAGTTTATAATGGTAAAGTTTACAATTATGCAGGTGTTTCAAATAGGAAAAGATTTTGGACCACAGGTTTATCGACAGAAGTGATCTTTAGAGGAATGCGAAATCATGATATTAAACATGCTTTTAGGCTTTTCATCGGTGGAACACCAGGACTAGCTAACAGTTTTAAATACGGGGATTTCGCAGATATTGATAAAAGAATTAAAAGTTCTGGAGCATGGAATCTTAGCTACTTTTTAAATGTAAAAAAAATCACACTTTCATTTGAAATAGCCGAAAATATAAATTTAGCCAGTAAGATCTCATTGGGTTATAAATTCTAA
- a CDS encoding uncharacterized protein YndB with AHSA1/START domain (product_source=COG3832; cath_funfam=3.30.530.20; cog=COG3832; pfam=PF08327; superfamily=55961), whose amino-acid sequence MKDFKKYTYIPAPPEEVYLALTKETSIKLWTGAEVEFEELPETEFSFWDGDITGKNIEFVYGKQIVQQWYFGEENEPSIVTIKLHEDKKGTSLEFKQTNIPDEDYKDFTEGIQEYFLGGLVDFFDE is encoded by the coding sequence ATGAAAGATTTTAAAAAATACACCTATATACCTGCCCCACCAGAAGAAGTTTATTTAGCCCTTACCAAAGAAACCAGCATCAAGTTATGGACAGGTGCCGAAGTAGAGTTTGAAGAATTGCCAGAAACAGAATTTTCTTTCTGGGATGGAGATATTACGGGCAAAAACATCGAGTTTGTTTACGGTAAACAGATTGTTCAACAATGGTATTTTGGAGAAGAAAACGAACCTTCTATCGTAACCATAAAACTTCACGAAGATAAAAAAGGAACTTCACTGGAATTTAAACAAACCAATATCCCTGATGAAGATTATAAAGATTTTACCGAAGGTATTCAAGAATATTTCTTGGGAGGTTTGGTAGATTTCTTTGACGAATAA